The following are encoded together in the Pedobacter steynii genome:
- a CDS encoding esterase-like activity of phytase family protein encodes MKKIVLLCSVALAASFSSCKKDRNGAMAQTSYPDMAEAFDPALLFQASNGVKVYNGGFGSAVAADPNDPNVFYLLTDRGPNAEGPASDIKIFGKADFVPQIGKFRLKEGKLVLEQIIEFKNAAGQKLNGLPNPTGQGSTGETAIDLNGKTLNPSIDGIDSEGLVRASDGSFWISDEYGPHLLHVDASGRTIERINPFGNGTGGRSIPAVFAKRKANRGMEGLTITPDGKTLVGIMQSPMSNPSGAAVSSSVVLRILTFDIATAATKQYVYMMDNPSLTGVSEIVAVNATTFLTLERDGGYGGAATSAATFKKVFKIDLSMATDISDPANGVKGKLFGGKTVEELKDQANLSAAGIVPVSKSLVLDLLKDLPGIYPHDKAEGLALINGNTLVISNDDDFGVIPGPNGTFAQKILPVTKSVDRNRLYFVKVRL; translated from the coding sequence ATGAAAAAAATAGTACTACTTTGCTCTGTAGCCCTTGCGGCATCATTTTCTTCCTGTAAAAAAGACAGGAATGGTGCTATGGCGCAGACCAGTTATCCGGATATGGCCGAAGCTTTTGATCCTGCATTGTTGTTTCAGGCTTCCAATGGTGTGAAAGTATACAATGGAGGATTTGGTTCTGCGGTGGCAGCTGATCCGAATGACCCCAATGTATTTTACCTCTTAACCGACCGTGGACCTAATGCTGAAGGGCCTGCTTCGGATATAAAAATCTTTGGTAAGGCAGATTTTGTTCCTCAGATTGGTAAATTCCGGTTAAAGGAGGGCAAACTTGTGCTTGAGCAAATCATTGAGTTTAAAAATGCAGCCGGGCAAAAGCTGAACGGATTACCAAACCCAACGGGGCAGGGCTCTACAGGGGAAACGGCGATCGATCTTAACGGTAAAACCTTGAACCCAAGTATTGACGGTATAGATTCTGAAGGATTGGTAAGGGCTTCAGATGGGAGTTTCTGGATCAGTGATGAATACGGACCACACCTTCTGCATGTGGATGCCAGCGGACGTACTATCGAAAGAATTAATCCTTTTGGAAATGGCACCGGTGGAAGGAGTATCCCTGCAGTTTTTGCAAAACGTAAAGCAAACAGAGGGATGGAGGGCTTAACGATTACTCCTGACGGAAAGACCTTGGTAGGAATAATGCAATCTCCAATGTCTAACCCTTCCGGTGCGGCAGTGAGCAGTTCCGTCGTATTACGTATCCTTACTTTTGATATTGCTACGGCAGCAACAAAGCAATATGTTTATATGATGGACAATCCGTCTCTAACCGGGGTCAGCGAAATCGTAGCGGTTAATGCGACTACCTTTTTAACGCTGGAAAGAGATGGTGGTTATGGCGGGGCAGCTACTTCAGCTGCAACTTTCAAAAAGGTCTTCAAGATTGATCTTTCTATGGCTACCGATATTTCTGATCCTGCAAATGGGGTTAAGGGGAAGTTGTTTGGCGGTAAAACTGTGGAGGAACTGAAAGATCAGGCCAACCTTAGTGCAGCTGGAATTGTTCCCGTCAGCAAATCTCTTGTTCTGGATCTTTTAAAAGATTTGCCCGGGATTTATCCTCATGATAAAGCTGAGGGATTGGCGCTGATCAATGGGAATACATTAGTGATCTCCAATGATGATGATTTTGGCGTAATCCCGGGGCCTAACGGAACTTTTGCACAGAAAATCCTGCCTGTTACCAAATCAGTTGACCGTAACCGGCTGTATTTTGTAAAAGTCAGGTTGTAA
- a CDS encoding alpha/beta hydrolase-fold protein, producing the protein MKKIILSVLTVFFSLCVLAQKDNKVTIGTIDSIQSKILNEQRKIWVYVPNSRNADSKQRYPVMYLLDGDAHFYSVVGMIQNLSQVNGNTICPEMIVVGIPNTDRTRDLTPTHVGADPPFIDSAFSKTSGGGERFVSFIEKELMPHIDSLYPTQPYKILTGHSFGGLTVMNVAMNHTKLFNSYICIDPSMWWDKMNFLNTTKKSLREKKFSGTTLYLGIANTMNEGMDITKVRSDTSGGTRHIRSILDLDKYIKDQKQNGLRYESKYYGNDDHGSVPLITEYDALRFIFNKYRFKLSPKDLLDARVDIVSKFEKHYQEVSKLLNYKLSPPENMINGLGYEFLQRKQYDKAGGLFKMNVENYPESFNVYDSYGDYFQAIGDKSKAIEYFKKCLSVKENPESRKKLDKLLSGE; encoded by the coding sequence ATGAAAAAAATAATTCTCTCGGTTCTCACCGTATTCTTTTCGCTGTGTGTCCTGGCTCAAAAGGACAACAAAGTGACCATCGGAACAATTGATAGCATCCAATCGAAAATTCTGAATGAACAAAGAAAAATCTGGGTATATGTACCAAATAGCCGGAACGCGGATTCTAAACAGCGATACCCCGTAATGTATTTATTGGATGGTGATGCCCATTTTTATTCAGTAGTAGGTATGATTCAGAACCTCAGTCAGGTAAATGGTAATACCATTTGTCCCGAAATGATCGTAGTTGGTATTCCAAACACAGACAGGACAAGAGATCTGACACCAACACATGTAGGTGCTGATCCGCCTTTTATCGACAGCGCATTTTCAAAAACATCAGGGGGTGGCGAACGCTTTGTTTCCTTTATTGAAAAGGAATTGATGCCACATATTGATTCCTTATACCCAACGCAACCTTACAAAATATTAACCGGACATTCATTTGGAGGTCTGACAGTGATGAACGTTGCCATGAACCATACAAAATTGTTCAACTCCTACATTTGTATAGACCCAAGTATGTGGTGGGATAAAATGAATTTTTTAAATACAACTAAGAAATCCCTGAGAGAAAAGAAATTTTCAGGTACTACTTTGTATTTAGGAATTGCAAATACCATGAACGAGGGTATGGATATCACTAAAGTCCGGAGCGATACATCTGGTGGTACCAGGCATATCCGTTCAATTCTTGATCTGGATAAATATATTAAAGATCAAAAGCAAAACGGGTTAAGGTATGAAAGTAAATATTATGGGAATGATGACCACGGATCTGTACCCTTAATCACAGAATATGATGCGCTTCGTTTCATCTTTAATAAGTATCGTTTTAAACTTTCCCCTAAAGACCTTTTAGACGCCAGGGTAGACATAGTCAGTAAATTCGAAAAACATTATCAGGAAGTTTCAAAACTGTTGAATTATAAGCTTTCCCCACCTGAAAATATGATAAATGGCCTGGGGTATGAATTTTTGCAACGAAAGCAATATGACAAAGCCGGAGGGCTATTTAAAATGAATGTTGAGAATTATCCTGAGAGTTTTAATGTTTACGATTCTTATGGCGACTATTTCCAGGCAATTGGCGATAAATCAAAAGCGATTGAATATTTCAAAAAGTGTCTGTCCGTAAAAGAAAATCCAGAGTCCAGGAAAAAACTAGACAAATTATTGTCAGGAGAATAA
- a CDS encoding DMT family transporter encodes MSNTSFSGLPQENPTAGWINGFIGVLLFSGSMPATRAAVLDFSPVFLTVARAGIAGLLALCLLLIFKEKRPATQHLGSLVIIAMGVVIGFPLLSALALQYITSAHSIVFLGMLPLTTAIFAVLRGAERPRPAFWLFSGLGSSLVIGFAISQGLSASPVGDILMLLAVILCGLGYAEGAKLSKTLGGWQVISWALVLALPLMLPLMFFLRPSSFEGLSSGAWIGLSYVSLFSMLIGFIFWYRGLAQGGIAAVGQLQLLQPFFGLVLAATLLHEQVSIGMMGITVGVILCVAGSKKFAR; translated from the coding sequence ATGAGCAATACATCATTTTCCGGCCTGCCCCAGGAAAACCCAACCGCGGGTTGGATTAACGGCTTTATCGGCGTACTTCTATTCAGTGGCTCTATGCCCGCAACAAGAGCTGCTGTCCTGGATTTCTCTCCTGTGTTTTTAACTGTTGCCCGTGCGGGCATTGCAGGCCTTCTGGCTTTGTGTTTACTCTTAATTTTTAAGGAAAAGCGCCCGGCAACACAGCATCTCGGTTCCCTGGTCATCATTGCAATGGGTGTGGTAATAGGTTTTCCTTTGCTGAGTGCCCTGGCATTGCAGTATATTACTTCTGCACATTCTATCGTCTTTCTTGGAATGTTACCACTTACCACGGCTATATTTGCTGTGCTGCGCGGGGCTGAACGTCCCCGTCCGGCATTCTGGTTATTCTCCGGACTCGGGAGTTCGCTGGTTATTGGATTTGCAATTTCTCAAGGTCTCTCTGCATCACCTGTTGGTGATATCCTGATGTTGCTGGCTGTGATTTTGTGTGGTTTAGGTTATGCGGAAGGGGCAAAACTTTCCAAAACACTTGGGGGCTGGCAGGTTATCTCATGGGCTTTGGTATTGGCATTACCTTTAATGTTGCCCTTAATGTTTTTCCTGCGCCCTTCTTCATTTGAGGGCCTGAGTTCGGGTGCCTGGATCGGACTATCCTATGTTTCGCTGTTTAGTATGCTGATTGGTTTCATATTCTGGTATCGCGGCTTAGCCCAGGGTGGTATTGCGGCGGTGGGGCAGTTGCAACTGTTACAGCCTTTTTTTGGATTGGTACTTGCTGCCACTTTGCTTCATGAACAGGTGAGTATTGGTATGATGGGTATTACCGTGGGGGTAATTCTCTGTGTTGCGGGTTCAAAGAAATTTGCGAGATAG
- a CDS encoding type 1 glutamine amidotransferase domain-containing protein, protein MKKKILFVVTSHDKKGSTGDATGYYLGEVSHAWKVLKEAGYEIDFVSPKGGNPPVDGFDLSDAVNKEFWEDEIYHKKISNTQTPSEVKAEEYNAIYYAGGHGAVWDLPDNTEIAAIATSIYENNGIVGAVCHGPAGLVNIKLSNGKYLIDGKKVNGFTNEEETAVKLENVVPFLLEDKLKERGGIYEKSAAWQEHVVTDQRVVTGQNPQSAKAVGEAVKKALENL, encoded by the coding sequence ATGAAAAAGAAAATCTTATTTGTGGTGACGAGCCATGATAAAAAAGGAAGTACCGGAGATGCTACAGGTTATTACCTCGGAGAGGTGAGCCATGCCTGGAAAGTATTAAAAGAAGCCGGCTATGAAATTGATTTTGTAAGCCCGAAAGGAGGGAATCCACCGGTAGATGGATTCGATTTATCCGATGCTGTTAATAAAGAATTTTGGGAAGATGAGATTTATCATAAAAAGATCAGCAATACCCAGACACCGTCGGAAGTAAAGGCTGAGGAATATAATGCTATTTATTATGCGGGAGGACACGGCGCTGTTTGGGACCTTCCTGATAACACTGAAATTGCCGCTATTGCGACTAGTATATATGAAAACAATGGAATAGTAGGCGCTGTTTGTCATGGTCCGGCAGGATTGGTCAACATTAAACTGAGCAATGGAAAGTATTTGATTGATGGCAAAAAAGTGAATGGGTTTACGAACGAAGAAGAAACAGCTGTTAAACTGGAAAATGTAGTTCCATTTTTACTGGAGGATAAGCTGAAAGAACGTGGGGGGATTTATGAGAAATCTGCAGCCTGGCAGGAACATGTTGTTACCGATCAAAGAGTAGTAACCGGACAAAACCCGCAATCAGCCAAAGCTGTTGGCGAAGCCGTAAAAAAAGCATTGGAAAATTTATAA
- a CDS encoding DUF2461 domain-containing protein: MAKYPTKIHQSGFEFLNALKNNNNRDWFNEHKTAYQQEKVLVEDFAEALLEDLRTHDLIETPSGKRALYRIYRDVRFSHDKTPYQTYWGGAFKRATKFRRGGYYFHLEQGKSFVAGAFWGPSSQDLKLIRNDISFDDAPLRKILNSESFISNFGTLKGEQLKTSPKGFDADHEAIDLLRYKQFLLIRSFSDEEVLHERFLKEAGSTFREMRPFFDYMSEVLTSDGNGGAED, translated from the coding sequence ATGGCAAAATATCCTACAAAAATTCATCAATCTGGTTTTGAATTCCTAAATGCCTTAAAAAATAACAACAACAGAGATTGGTTTAACGAGCATAAAACAGCATATCAGCAGGAAAAAGTATTGGTGGAAGACTTTGCCGAGGCTTTGTTGGAGGACCTTCGTACCCATGATCTGATTGAAACACCGTCCGGAAAAAGAGCACTTTACCGTATCTACAGAGATGTTCGTTTTTCTCATGATAAAACTCCTTATCAAACTTACTGGGGTGGTGCCTTTAAACGTGCCACAAAATTCCGCAGAGGTGGCTATTATTTCCATTTAGAACAGGGGAAAAGTTTTGTGGCCGGAGCTTTCTGGGGACCTTCATCTCAAGATTTAAAATTGATCAGGAATGACATCTCTTTTGATGATGCTCCATTGAGAAAAATATTAAACAGTGAATCATTTATATCAAATTTTGGAACCCTCAAAGGAGAACAATTAAAAACCAGTCCTAAAGGATTTGATGCAGATCATGAAGCCATTGATCTGCTGCGGTACAAACAGTTCCTGCTGATCAGGTCATTTTCTGATGAGGAAGTGCTTCACGAAAGGTTCTTAAAAGAAGCCGGTTCAACATTTCGGGAAATGCGTCCATTCTTTGATTACATGTCTGAGGTATTGACTTCAGATGGCAACGGGGGAGCTGAAGACTGA
- a CDS encoding serine hydrolase domain-containing protein, with protein sequence MTLHKKFNNWSLFVFYVPAFMVCAIFSAFINTSGQRGNLIRNDFYSNKEAKILSDSLDGLLSRIKQSFGGAEINLTLGVVKDGEVFLKKNCGFSNPETKTLFSDHTQIYLASTSKSLTGTLAAVLDHKGIIKLDHTLADYFPDFHFDDKNIHPEKITIRSLMTHTHGIKNNDLVVWTAFIGHKGAEQMMALLKNYSTALPDQAFYYSNLGPVIYSLIVEKQTGKPWQEVMNEQVFQPLNMQKTTAYISKANPRYISNVIDQSEGRLKSVFDKADNSMSAAGGHVSTVNDLLKYLQFFISGGSSVPGLLSKQEIDFSVSAIVPQKNRYQSYERFGYGLGWEQSIFNGEQLVSRLGGYSGISSHLSFMKDHKIGIVVLSNKKGMEALAHLVANYVYNSMLSKGNKNEIVKENLASLKRNFDSDMLETKEIREAKELHILTDKKYAGFYNGAEKSGTMKINKTGKVSWGNLKGQLLMLSDSTGIIDFKTMLRSFSVKKENNILVGVYSNDRYFRR encoded by the coding sequence ATGACTTTACACAAGAAATTTAACAACTGGTCTTTATTTGTATTTTATGTCCCGGCTTTTATGGTATGTGCAATTTTCAGTGCGTTTATCAACACCTCAGGTCAGCGAGGAAATCTGATTAGAAATGACTTTTATAGCAATAAAGAAGCTAAAATCTTAAGTGATTCGCTGGATGGTTTATTAAGCCGCATTAAACAATCATTTGGAGGGGCTGAGATCAATTTAACTTTAGGTGTGGTAAAGGACGGTGAGGTCTTCCTGAAAAAGAACTGTGGTTTTTCCAATCCGGAAACAAAAACGCTATTTTCTGATCATACGCAAATTTATCTGGCATCAACGTCGAAGTCACTAACGGGAACGCTGGCTGCGGTCTTAGATCATAAAGGCATCATAAAATTAGATCATACCCTGGCTGATTATTTTCCGGATTTTCATTTTGATGATAAAAATATTCATCCGGAAAAAATCACGATACGCTCATTAATGACGCATACCCATGGCATCAAAAATAATGATCTGGTAGTATGGACCGCTTTTATTGGTCATAAGGGTGCCGAACAAATGATGGCGTTGCTTAAAAACTACAGCACTGCTTTGCCAGATCAGGCCTTTTACTATTCTAATTTAGGACCTGTTATTTATTCATTGATTGTTGAAAAGCAGACCGGAAAGCCATGGCAGGAGGTGATGAACGAGCAGGTGTTTCAACCATTGAATATGCAGAAGACTACTGCTTATATTTCAAAAGCAAACCCCAGATATATCAGCAATGTTATTGACCAGTCGGAGGGTAGACTGAAAAGCGTATTTGATAAAGCAGATAATTCGATGTCGGCGGCCGGCGGACACGTAAGTACAGTAAACGATCTTCTGAAATATTTGCAATTCTTTATCAGTGGGGGAAGTTCTGTTCCCGGTCTATTGAGTAAACAGGAGATTGATTTTTCGGTCTCTGCAATTGTTCCTCAAAAAAACCGCTATCAATCTTATGAAAGATTTGGTTATGGATTGGGCTGGGAACAATCCATTTTTAATGGAGAACAGCTGGTATCCCGTTTAGGGGGATATAGTGGGATTTCCTCTCATTTATCTTTTATGAAAGATCATAAAATCGGAATTGTGGTCTTAAGCAATAAAAAAGGAATGGAGGCACTGGCTCATCTGGTTGCCAATTATGTTTACAACTCGATGTTAAGCAAAGGAAATAAGAATGAGATTGTTAAGGAAAATCTGGCGTCGCTAAAGAGGAATTTTGACTCGGATATGCTGGAAACAAAGGAAATAAGGGAGGCTAAAGAGCTGCATATCCTTACGGACAAAAAGTATGCTGGCTTTTACAATGGTGCTGAAAAATCCGGCACTATGAAGATCAATAAAACAGGTAAAGTTTCCTGGGGCAATTTAAAAGGGCAGTTGTTGATGTTGTCTGATAGTACGGGTATAATCGACTTTAAAACCATGTTAAGGTCTTTTTCTGTAAAAAAAGAAAATAATATTCTGGTGGGTGTTTACTCTAACGACCGGTATTTCAGACGGTAG
- a CDS encoding MAC/perforin domain-containing protein has translation MKKNLKCISLILVATAIFSGCKKNEQPKSDSEIITKGNNLSIGDGKWDVLSYGYDVTGDFLNPNNISDAPILDMKRFETDYLQRIDVGTGSIGTDSAYIGSSAIDYLKEVSKKRSWGLEASYGQKESKDTNKTFFSASVNRNKQDDTKSTFYSRFSYASYESYRAVKRIRFTGDAPVSLLMNYLTPEFINNVATRDADYLVSRYGTHVLLDITLGGRLRFDYSATIANQSEYSRKVRNTKVGIAGFLKKVGINFSSDVSNEEINKVLTESSSKQFTVTYYGGTTSGLSLTADANGNFSQSLNIASWQQSVNDRNSQLVEIGKAVRLSDFITDPVKKSQVNAAIDKRINDSQIKELGELPVHEFHNASSGGHVFTINKNDYPYEQNGWEYFGVKFHAFTTQKSGTLPVHLFIKDSVGQHVLTINRNDYPYLQNGYTYAGVAFYAYPNQANGTLPVYIYYNAQINKHTYTAYPGEYAYEQNGWQNDGVSFYAFPR, from the coding sequence ATGAAAAAAAATTTAAAATGTATCAGTTTAATACTGGTCGCAACCGCCATCTTTAGTGGCTGTAAAAAGAATGAACAGCCAAAGTCTGATTCAGAAATTATAACAAAAGGCAATAACCTTTCTATCGGTGATGGGAAATGGGATGTATTGTCGTATGGTTATGATGTAACCGGTGATTTTTTAAATCCCAATAATATCTCAGATGCTCCAATCCTTGACATGAAGCGGTTTGAGACGGATTATTTGCAGCGAATCGATGTGGGTACAGGTTCAATAGGAACTGATAGTGCTTATATTGGATCATCGGCAATAGATTACCTGAAAGAGGTATCTAAAAAAAGGTCATGGGGTCTTGAAGCTTCGTATGGTCAGAAAGAGTCTAAAGACACTAACAAAACCTTCTTTTCAGCAAGTGTGAACAGGAATAAACAAGATGATACCAAAAGCACTTTTTACAGCAGGTTTTCCTATGCCAGTTATGAGTCGTACCGTGCGGTAAAGAGAATAAGATTTACAGGTGATGCCCCAGTATCTTTATTAATGAATTACCTGACTCCGGAATTTATTAATAATGTAGCTACCAGAGATGCTGATTATTTAGTGTCCAGATATGGTACCCACGTGCTGTTAGACATTACCTTGGGTGGTCGCCTTAGATTTGATTATAGCGCCACTATAGCCAATCAAAGTGAATACAGCAGAAAGGTGAGAAATACTAAAGTTGGTATCGCTGGCTTTTTAAAGAAAGTAGGAATTAATTTTTCTTCTGATGTCAGCAATGAAGAAATAAACAAAGTTCTTACTGAAAGTAGCAGCAAACAATTTACAGTTACTTATTATGGAGGGACTACTTCTGGTCTGTCTTTGACGGCTGATGCGAACGGGAATTTTTCTCAATCTCTTAATATTGCCAGCTGGCAACAGAGTGTAAATGACAGAAACTCTCAATTAGTTGAGATCGGAAAAGCCGTTCGACTTTCCGATTTTATAACCGATCCTGTTAAAAAAAGCCAGGTAAATGCTGCGATTGATAAACGTATAAACGACAGCCAGATTAAGGAATTAGGCGAACTACCTGTTCATGAATTTCATAACGCAAGTAGCGGAGGACACGTTTTTACCATTAATAAAAACGACTACCCGTATGAGCAAAACGGCTGGGAATATTTTGGCGTTAAATTTCATGCGTTTACTACACAGAAATCAGGAACTTTGCCTGTTCATTTGTTTATTAAAGATTCAGTTGGTCAGCATGTTTTGACCATCAACAGAAACGATTACCCTTATTTGCAAAATGGATATACTTATGCAGGAGTTGCATTTTATGCTTATCCGAATCAGGCTAATGGAACCTTACCGGTTTATATCTATTATAACGCACAAATAAATAAGCACACTTATACCGCCTACCCAGGTGAATATGCCTATGAACAAAACGGTTGGCAGAATGATGGCGTTAGTTTCTACGCTTTTCCAAGATAA
- a CDS encoding Crp/Fnr family transcriptional regulator codes for MSSALRQHIEKLITLTDEEFDYVLSKFSTKKLKKHQFLVQEGAEVLNDYWVVKGLLKAYHADEDGKIHILQFAMEDWWISDYNSLVYGTAATINIDCIEDSELLVISSENRELLCNEMKGMANFFRKKSHAGYVALQQRILFLLHKNPQERYNRFLALNPKLLQRLPKTLLAAYIGVSRETLSRLSHP; via the coding sequence ATGAGTTCAGCCTTGCGTCAACATATAGAAAAGCTAATTACCTTAACCGATGAGGAGTTTGATTATGTACTTTCTAAGTTTAGCACCAAAAAACTTAAGAAACATCAGTTTTTGGTGCAGGAGGGAGCAGAGGTACTCAATGATTATTGGGTGGTAAAGGGTTTGCTGAAAGCTTATCATGCTGATGAAGATGGTAAAATACATATCCTGCAATTTGCAATGGAAGACTGGTGGATTTCAGACTATAATTCCCTGGTATACGGTACTGCAGCAACCATTAATATCGACTGTATTGAAGACAGTGAACTACTGGTGATATCATCGGAAAATAGAGAACTGCTCTGTAATGAAATGAAGGGAATGGCCAATTTTTTCCGTAAGAAATCCCATGCCGGGTATGTTGCCTTGCAACAACGCATTTTGTTTCTCCTCCATAAAAATCCGCAGGAAAGATATAACCGTTTTTTAGCATTGAACCCTAAGTTGCTGCAACGCCTGCCAAAAACACTGTTGGCGGCTTATATAGGCGTATCCAGAGAGACATTGAGTCGTTTGAGTCATCCTTAG
- a CDS encoding PLP-dependent aminotransferase family protein, translating to MNKDFLYDEIANGIASQIRNGVLKTGDRLPSVRMLCQEHGIGMNTAKRVFLELEAQSLIDSKPQSGYFVSRQRHRELPLPDVSRPSLTANDDEPSELVSKVYANMGNKELTLFSIGAPSGDLLPLVKLKKEIIQATRELGEGGTAYEPLEGNLKLRQLIAVRSLAWGGNLHENDLITTAGGVNALSFCMMALGKPGDTIAMESPCYPGILQLALSLGLKVLELPTHPATGIDIEALKNAIPKINLCLLIPNFNTPLGSCMPEEHKREVVALLARHQIPLIEDDVYGDLYFGSQRPRCCKSFDQEGNVLWCSSISKTLAPGYRVGWIAPGKYKEKILKLKLVHSISSVSIVHEAVANFLKTGKYEQHLRLLRRTLQNNYENYVRAIAEYFPEGTKTSRPQGGLALWVEFSKDIDTAKLYELAIKQQISIAPGRMFTLQDQFGNCMRLCIGLPWSEKLNLKLKQLGSLAKTHYVSG from the coding sequence ATGAATAAGGACTTTCTATATGATGAGATCGCAAACGGAATTGCCAGTCAGATCAGAAATGGTGTGCTGAAAACGGGCGACCGGCTCCCTTCTGTAAGAATGTTATGTCAGGAGCATGGAATCGGGATGAACACCGCAAAAAGGGTATTCCTTGAACTGGAAGCACAGTCTCTCATTGATTCAAAACCACAATCCGGCTATTTTGTAAGCAGGCAACGCCACCGGGAACTGCCATTACCGGATGTCAGCCGGCCTTCATTGACTGCAAATGATGATGAACCAAGTGAACTGGTTAGTAAAGTCTATGCCAATATGGGAAATAAGGAGCTTACCCTTTTCTCTATCGGTGCTCCTTCCGGAGATTTATTACCCCTGGTAAAACTGAAAAAGGAAATCATCCAGGCAACCCGGGAACTTGGGGAAGGTGGCACCGCATACGAGCCGCTGGAAGGAAATCTGAAGTTACGCCAACTGATCGCTGTCCGCTCTTTAGCCTGGGGAGGAAATTTGCATGAAAATGACCTGATCACAACCGCAGGTGGAGTAAACGCACTTTCCTTTTGCATGATGGCATTGGGAAAGCCAGGCGATACCATTGCTATGGAAAGCCCATGTTATCCGGGGATTTTACAATTAGCCCTCAGCCTGGGTTTGAAAGTCCTGGAATTACCAACACACCCTGCTACCGGCATTGATATAGAAGCCCTGAAGAATGCCATTCCTAAGATTAATCTTTGCCTGTTAATCCCAAACTTCAATACTCCCCTGGGCAGCTGTATGCCGGAGGAGCATAAAAGAGAAGTCGTAGCGCTTTTGGCCAGACATCAGATTCCACTCATTGAGGACGACGTATATGGGGACCTTTATTTTGGTTCACAGCGCCCCAGATGCTGTAAATCATTTGACCAGGAAGGAAATGTTTTATGGTGCAGTTCCATTTCAAAAACCCTTGCACCAGGTTATCGGGTGGGCTGGATTGCTCCGGGAAAATACAAAGAAAAAATACTGAAACTAAAACTGGTCCATTCCATTTCCTCTGTCTCTATTGTCCATGAAGCAGTAGCCAATTTTCTTAAAACCGGAAAATATGAGCAGCACCTTCGTCTGCTGCGCCGGACCCTGCAGAACAATTATGAAAACTATGTCCGGGCCATAGCAGAATATTTCCCCGAAGGCACCAAAACAAGCAGGCCCCAGGGCGGACTGGCATTGTGGGTTGAATTTAGCAAAGACATTGACACTGCAAAGCTCTATGAACTTGCCATAAAACAACAGATCAGTATTGCACCGGGACGGATGTTTACCCTGCAGGATCAATTTGGAAATTGTATGAGGTTATGTATCGGCCTGCCCTGGTCGGAAAAGTTAAACCTAAAACTAAAGCAACTCGGCAGTCTGGCAAAGACACATTACGTTTCCGGATAA
- a CDS encoding AadS family aminoglycoside 6-adenylyltransferase, with protein sequence MDSRDQKLQQILEWATANDDVRAMLLTSSLVNPYAPVDQFSDLDIELVFSDLQKVLNDDGWLSHFGKVVAKIAEPETVFNGKHAMRMVLYDDYVKVDFKLYSVSKFREDVENDELPEDWDIGYKVLVDKDRLTADLKPASHQVSLIKRPTAAEFEQKLNDFWWDMTYVAKCLARDNIFYAKFMSEDNMRTGYLVPIIEWYIAVDHGWNMTTNKHGRLFKKYLSPEIWQKIEATFSGSDIQDNWRALIAYADLVRELGTTLADKLSYSYPGELENNIRQYLVFVKASK encoded by the coding sequence ATGGACAGCAGGGATCAGAAACTTCAGCAAATCTTAGAATGGGCGACAGCGAATGATGATGTAAGAGCCATGTTGCTGACGAGTTCTCTGGTTAATCCTTATGCACCAGTAGATCAATTCAGTGATCTGGACATTGAATTGGTTTTTTCCGACTTGCAAAAGGTGCTGAATGATGACGGCTGGTTATCCCATTTCGGCAAAGTGGTCGCGAAAATAGCAGAACCTGAAACGGTATTCAATGGGAAACATGCGATGCGAATGGTGTTGTATGATGACTATGTAAAAGTTGATTTCAAGTTGTATTCTGTTTCTAAGTTCAGGGAAGATGTAGAAAATGACGAACTTCCTGAAGATTGGGATATCGGTTATAAAGTTCTGGTCGATAAAGACCGGCTTACAGCAGATTTAAAACCAGCGAGCCATCAGGTTTCCCTGATCAAAAGGCCAACGGCTGCTGAGTTTGAGCAGAAACTGAATGATTTTTGGTGGGACATGACTTATGTGGCAAAATGTCTGGCAAGGGATAACATCTTTTATGCAAAGTTCATGTCTGAAGATAATATGAGAACAGGTTATCTGGTTCCGATCATTGAATGGTACATCGCAGTAGATCATGGCTGGAACATGACTACCAACAAGCATGGCCGGTTATTCAAAAAGTATTTGTCGCCGGAAATATGGCAGAAAATAGAGGCTACATTTTCAGGAAGTGATATACAGGATAATTGGCGGGCATTAATTGCTTATGCGGATTTAGTGCGGGAGTTGGGGACCACATTAGCAGATAAATTAAGCTATAGTTATCCGGGAGAGCTCGAAAACAATATCCGGCAATATCTGGTTTTTGTAAAAGCATCGAAATAA